Proteins encoded by one window of Methylovirgula ligni:
- a CDS encoding MBL fold metallo-hydrolase, whose amino-acid sequence MSDEDQDIPFDQTPPGAAERLVRLSPKVRRIIADNPGPMTFTGTCTYVVGEGEVAVIDPGPNSPAHLAALLESLGTERVRHILVTHTHRDHAAGAAALKAATGADILGCAPYPAATGEDGAGTDAAHDRTYRPDTILREGDVVAGPAYTLETLATPGHTANHLVFALAAERALFSGDHVMAWSTSVVIPPDGRMGDYMASLEKLAGRADTHYWPGHGGGVATPQRMVRALIHHRRLREAAILAELGKGPAHIPTLVSALYRGLDPRLVGAAGLSVLAHLQDLSERGLVHSDGAAGRDAVYTRG is encoded by the coding sequence ATGAGCGACGAGGACCAGGACATTCCCTTCGACCAGACGCCGCCCGGCGCGGCGGAGAGGCTTGTCCGGCTGTCGCCGAAGGTCCGTCGGATCATCGCTGATAATCCCGGCCCGATGACCTTCACCGGCACTTGCACCTATGTCGTCGGCGAAGGCGAGGTGGCGGTTATCGACCCGGGGCCCAACTCGCCCGCGCATCTCGCTGCATTGCTGGAAAGCCTCGGCACGGAGCGGGTGCGGCACATTCTCGTCACCCATACGCATCGCGACCATGCGGCCGGCGCGGCAGCCCTGAAAGCCGCGACCGGCGCGGATATCCTCGGCTGCGCACCCTATCCCGCCGCGACCGGCGAAGATGGTGCGGGGACGGACGCGGCGCACGACCGCACCTATCGCCCGGACACAATTTTACGCGAGGGCGACGTCGTCGCCGGGCCGGCTTACACGCTCGAAACGCTCGCGACCCCCGGCCATACCGCCAATCACCTCGTCTTTGCGCTGGCAGCGGAACGCGCCCTGTTCTCCGGCGATCATGTCATGGCCTGGTCGACGTCCGTCGTCATTCCGCCCGACGGCAGGATGGGCGACTATATGGCTTCGCTCGAAAAGCTCGCGGGCCGCGCCGACACGCATTACTGGCCCGGCCACGGCGGCGGGGTCGCAACACCCCAGCGGATGGTCCGCGCGCTCATCCATCACCGCCGCCTGCGCGAAGCGGCCATTCTCGCCGAACTCGGCAAGGGTCCGGCACACATTCCGACGCTGGTCAGCGCCCTCTATCGCGGCCTCGATCCGCGCCTCGTCGGCGCGGCGGGCCTCTCAGTTCTCGCGCATTTGCAGGATTTGTCCGAGCGCGGTTTGGTGCACAGCGACGGCGCGGCAGGCCGCGACGCCGTTTACACGCGCGGGTAA
- a CDS encoding DUF1499 domain-containing protein — MRHLIIEEPFSESAIWSRRLAVFAAAVVAMGLVLARLGLDAPAVLAVVGSAIVLACLAVLCAGVATVEIWQTGRKGLGLLLGGAVLAALLLAYPAYLAVQAVRLPVLNDISTDTDDPPAYSLSRKALAARHGWVPPSIPAASREAQATAYPDVEPIYLDLDGGETYQTVLSAAAARHWKIIDAVPPGGRLGYGHVDAIAHGLILGFADDITIRIWPLAGETRVDVRSASRIGRHDFGGNAARIEAFADELNTEAEAK, encoded by the coding sequence ATGCGGCATTTGATTATCGAGGAGCCGTTCTCGGAGAGTGCGATCTGGTCCCGGCGGCTCGCTGTCTTCGCGGCGGCGGTCGTGGCGATGGGCCTCGTTCTCGCGCGGCTTGGCCTCGATGCGCCAGCGGTTCTGGCGGTCGTCGGCTCGGCGATCGTGCTCGCCTGTCTCGCCGTTCTTTGCGCTGGCGTCGCGACGGTCGAGATCTGGCAGACCGGACGCAAGGGTCTCGGCTTGCTTCTCGGCGGTGCGGTGCTGGCGGCGCTGCTTCTGGCCTATCCCGCCTATCTCGCCGTGCAGGCGGTGCGGCTGCCGGTGTTGAACGATATTTCGACCGATACCGACGATCCCCCGGCCTATTCGCTGTCGCGCAAGGCGCTGGCCGCGCGGCATGGTTGGGTGCCGCCGTCGATCCCGGCGGCGTCCCGCGAAGCGCAAGCGACCGCCTATCCCGATGTCGAGCCGATCTATCTCGATCTCGACGGCGGCGAAACCTATCAGACGGTGCTGAGCGCCGCCGCGGCGCGGCACTGGAAAATCATCGACGCTGTTCCGCCCGGCGGCCGGCTCGGCTACGGCCATGTCGATGCCATCGCGCATGGCCTCATCCTCGGCTTCGCCGATGACATTACGATCCGCATCTGGCCTTTGGCGGGAGAAACACGGGTCGATGTCCGCTCCGCCTCGCGCATCGGCCGGCATGATTTCGGCGGCAATGCCGCTCGGATCGAAGCTTTCGCGGACGAACTGAATACCGAGGCCGAGGCGAAATAA